The Pseudodesulfovibrio sp. zrk46 genome contains a region encoding:
- a CDS encoding class I SAM-dependent methyltransferase, with the protein MHNNESHAGDIEQKKRFRFGKNWRNFLSQLTEARKAEAEKSLRELLEVDTLEGKTFLDIGSGSGLFSLAAARMGAKVRSFDFDPQSVACTSDLKNSFAQRDNSWEVSEGSILDQAFVDSLEQHDIVYSWGVLHHTGDMWTAIDNAQSLVSPGGKLIIALYNDQGFKSRLWTKLKKTYVQSSPFFKKVILYSMVAGMETMYATARAINGKNPLPFKEWKEYQKNRGMSKWYNYIDWIGGYPFEVSRPEEVFNHLRAKGFQLEHLITCGGGHGCNEFVFVKK; encoded by the coding sequence ATGCACAACAACGAATCTCACGCAGGTGACATTGAACAGAAAAAGCGGTTTCGCTTTGGTAAAAATTGGCGCAACTTCCTGTCACAACTGACAGAGGCCAGAAAAGCAGAAGCCGAGAAGTCGCTCAGAGAGCTCCTTGAAGTGGACACCCTTGAGGGGAAAACCTTTCTGGATATCGGCTCTGGCAGCGGTCTCTTTTCGCTGGCAGCCGCCAGAATGGGTGCCAAAGTCCGCTCTTTTGATTTCGATCCTCAGTCTGTCGCTTGTACGTCGGACTTGAAGAACAGCTTCGCTCAAAGGGACAACTCATGGGAAGTCAGCGAGGGATCGATTCTCGATCAAGCCTTTGTTGACTCACTTGAGCAGCACGACATTGTGTACTCCTGGGGCGTTCTTCACCATACAGGCGACATGTGGACTGCCATAGACAACGCGCAATCCTTGGTATCTCCGGGAGGCAAACTGATCATTGCTCTTTACAATGATCAGGGCTTTAAAAGCAGACTCTGGACCAAACTGAAGAAGACATACGTTCAATCAAGCCCATTCTTTAAGAAGGTTATTTTGTACTCCATGGTGGCTGGCATGGAAACCATGTATGCCACTGCCAGGGCAATCAACGGGAAGAATCCCTTACCTTTCAAGGAATGGAAAGAATACCAGAAGAACCGCGGCATGAGTAAATGGTACAACTACATCGACTGGATCGGAGGCTACCCGTTTGAAGTCTCCAGGCCGGAAGAAGTGTTCAACCACTTGCGAGCCAAAGGGTTTCAATTGGAACACCTCATCACATGCGGTGGAGGCCACGGCTGCAACGAATTTGTTTTCGTCAAGAAATAG
- a CDS encoding S8 family peptidase: MKYFLKVLLVVTALFIIPILCHSADTKTPTTKEFARMVSDSADALSKFNTTGLEQTGAGWLVGVTRYGMEQAGMTVWNSELQVLGFGETATFSDYSTILKYEWLPKAGSEDGFLLVTSTCSSEAEDKPSGTVMFKIPVTKKGYEYKVSKPERVVVTSNIGDNPVVSSTVHYTAYGKAMKVPGTMNPPDSTDWLCEECDKLEELLAKYKGKMGELKQERKTAPEKSDMTAYGKDAYDQAIYMLGQDIKNTEARLKECKEACATKRTTAVASDLSLNAREKYWSKWYGGPISYDIYYCDHGECLTAVVGDVNGADLLNDLEMFDFASPGTVAKEIEKDMAAVKATEKEPLKLVKPEDSVIQYLSDPFLNPKSAPYNMLSARIQDIAIMLEGGALAVEIGYKIGQRHKGISLEGFPPWIGAYNEAEFLFSGLDLGFGKLSIDVGSAAAGAAKGAGASDAEARRLGARAEAWTGGTPAATGKVLSGNALKPDSSAGNPDVKFADSDFTPSLMEDKPPSEYRGMRSSGGDGLCVAVEGTSELVLGISLDDPPSSSSKIRFSLADSKSEQGVDEDIFGDLMKRRRAQQFTSGSLWENHFAPDCETQKWAGGKCTDPRTEDDELWESLNSVLFEKNLNRDVQTRVVPNDPLFAEQKNADTTDASDVAKKGVGFLFGALTKGTISVGGDDDDEVTWQWYMPVIGMKPIGKGSAWDVFDGTRPNVTVAVIDSGLDLKHPDRPKYLWKNPREIPNNGKDDDGNGYVDDIHGWNFLNESPDVQDDYGHGTFVAGIIAAATNNGKGIAGINPGARIMTLKVTGRDSFAKSLNIYRGLRYAVDNGAKVINISLGKNDISHLEQIGINYAWNMGCLVVVAAGNQAGLVSEYGPPGVPRALSVGALDADNEKRGTSNLGRTVVISAPGEGIYSLTSSTGKRDGRIIPMGASEYHTLDGTSFSAPMVAAVASLKWAMDPKLTNRQIANLLMATAKDIGNKGWDVRTGAGLLDAYGVMKGDGNKALGVRITDLIIGRKKGKRKAQWVDLYGVVSGPVKSYTVSVADGRNPSQNSYNQVWGPVPAQVDNNLLCRIPGKLLGSRKWTFRIEAKGMDGNTRTITMGFDKDGKVLK; encoded by the coding sequence ATGAAATATTTCCTGAAAGTTCTGCTGGTCGTGACCGCGCTATTCATTATTCCTATCCTCTGTCACTCCGCTGACACCAAGACCCCGACCACCAAGGAGTTCGCCCGAATGGTATCAGATTCGGCAGATGCTCTGAGCAAATTCAACACCACGGGGCTGGAGCAAACCGGTGCCGGATGGCTGGTAGGCGTAACACGCTACGGCATGGAACAGGCCGGCATGACGGTCTGGAATAGTGAATTGCAGGTGTTGGGTTTCGGAGAGACCGCCACCTTCAGCGATTATTCCACCATTCTCAAATACGAATGGCTGCCCAAGGCCGGTTCGGAAGACGGTTTTCTCCTTGTGACGTCCACTTGTAGCAGCGAAGCCGAAGACAAGCCTTCCGGAACGGTCATGTTCAAAATACCAGTCACAAAGAAAGGCTACGAATACAAGGTGAGCAAGCCCGAGAGGGTCGTGGTAACTTCCAACATTGGAGACAATCCTGTTGTCTCCAGCACAGTTCACTACACTGCTTACGGCAAGGCCATGAAGGTGCCTGGGACCATGAACCCACCCGACAGTACGGACTGGCTGTGCGAAGAATGCGACAAACTCGAAGAACTGCTCGCCAAATACAAAGGCAAGATGGGCGAACTCAAACAGGAACGGAAAACCGCGCCCGAAAAAAGCGATATGACGGCCTACGGCAAAGATGCCTATGATCAGGCAATCTACATGCTGGGACAGGACATCAAGAATACCGAGGCCCGCCTCAAGGAATGCAAGGAAGCCTGTGCGACCAAGCGCACCACCGCTGTTGCCTCGGACCTCTCGCTCAATGCCAGGGAGAAGTATTGGAGTAAGTGGTACGGCGGGCCGATCAGTTATGACATTTATTACTGCGATCATGGCGAATGTCTGACCGCCGTTGTCGGCGACGTGAACGGAGCGGACCTGCTCAATGATCTCGAGATGTTTGACTTTGCCTCGCCCGGCACGGTTGCAAAAGAGATCGAGAAAGACATGGCAGCAGTCAAGGCCACGGAAAAGGAACCGCTCAAACTCGTAAAACCGGAAGATTCGGTCATCCAGTATCTGTCCGACCCGTTCCTGAATCCCAAAAGTGCGCCCTACAACATGCTGTCGGCACGCATACAGGACATCGCCATCATGCTCGAAGGCGGCGCTCTGGCAGTCGAAATAGGATACAAGATAGGTCAACGACACAAGGGGATTTCCCTTGAGGGCTTTCCCCCATGGATTGGAGCATACAATGAGGCCGAATTCCTGTTCAGTGGTTTGGATTTGGGATTTGGCAAATTGTCGATAGATGTCGGTTCTGCTGCTGCAGGTGCGGCAAAAGGAGCAGGCGCCAGCGATGCTGAAGCTCGGCGTCTGGGAGCACGGGCCGAGGCTTGGACCGGCGGCACACCTGCTGCTACCGGCAAGGTACTCTCCGGAAACGCCTTGAAGCCAGACTCTTCTGCTGGCAACCCTGACGTGAAATTTGCAGACAGTGATTTCACCCCGTCCCTTATGGAAGATAAACCGCCCAGTGAGTATCGAGGAATGCGCAGTTCAGGCGGCGATGGTCTTTGTGTGGCAGTGGAAGGAACCAGCGAACTGGTGCTGGGTATCTCTCTTGACGATCCGCCTAGCAGCTCCTCAAAGATACGTTTTTCATTGGCTGACTCAAAATCAGAACAAGGAGTCGATGAAGACATCTTCGGCGACTTGATGAAACGCCGGCGAGCCCAGCAGTTCACGAGCGGCTCCTTGTGGGAGAACCACTTTGCCCCGGATTGTGAAACACAGAAATGGGCTGGAGGAAAGTGCACTGACCCGAGGACCGAAGACGATGAGTTATGGGAATCTCTTAACTCCGTTCTCTTTGAGAAAAATCTCAATCGCGACGTACAAACCAGAGTCGTCCCCAACGACCCCTTGTTTGCAGAACAAAAGAATGCCGACACAACCGATGCCTCCGATGTCGCCAAGAAAGGAGTTGGATTCCTTTTCGGCGCGCTGACCAAAGGGACGATTTCCGTGGGCGGCGACGATGACGACGAGGTTACATGGCAGTGGTACATGCCGGTCATCGGCATGAAGCCTATTGGCAAAGGCTCGGCATGGGATGTGTTCGACGGCACCCGCCCCAACGTAACAGTGGCAGTCATTGATTCCGGACTGGATCTCAAGCACCCTGATCGCCCCAAGTACCTGTGGAAGAACCCGCGAGAAATTCCAAACAATGGCAAGGATGACGACGGCAATGGATATGTCGACGACATTCACGGCTGGAACTTCCTGAATGAGAGCCCTGACGTGCAGGACGACTATGGGCACGGCACGTTTGTGGCTGGCATCATCGCGGCTGCCACAAACAACGGTAAAGGCATCGCAGGCATAAACCCTGGCGCGCGGATAATGACGCTGAAGGTCACTGGCCGCGACAGTTTTGCCAAGAGCCTGAACATCTACCGCGGCCTCCGATACGCCGTGGACAATGGAGCCAAAGTCATCAACATCAGTCTCGGCAAAAACGATATCTCGCATCTGGAGCAGATCGGCATCAACTACGCATGGAACATGGGCTGCCTCGTGGTGGTCGCCGCGGGCAATCAGGCCGGACTGGTAAGCGAGTACGGCCCGCCCGGCGTGCCACGCGCCCTCTCTGTCGGCGCACTTGATGCCGATAACGAAAAGCGGGGAACCTCAAACCTTGGCCGCACCGTGGTCATCTCTGCACCGGGAGAAGGCATTTACTCACTGACATCGAGTACCGGCAAACGCGATGGTCGCATCATCCCCATGGGCGCCAGCGAATACCATACGCTAGACGGCACTTCGTTCTCGGCCCCCATGGTAGCTGCCGTGGCATCGCTCAAATGGGCCATGGATCCGAAGCTCACCAACCGCCAAATCGCCAATCTGCTCATGGCAACAGCCAAGGACATCGGCAATAAGGGCTGGGATGTACGAACCGGAGCAGGCCTGCTTGATGCTTACGGTGTAATGAAGGGCGACGGTAACAAGGCCCTGGGCGTCCGCATCACCGACCTGATCATCGGACGTAAAAAAGGCAAGCGCAAGGCGCAGTGGGTAGATCTCTATGGCGTGGTCAGTGGCCCGGTGAAGTCATATACCGTGTCCGTAGCTGACGGTCGAAATCCCTCCCAAAACAGCTACAACCAGGTATGGGGACCGGTCCCTGCTCAGGTCGATAATAATCTGCTCTGTCGTATCCCTGGAAAGCTCCTTGGCAGCCGCAAATGGACCTTCCGTATTGAAGCAAAAGGGATGGACGGTAACACCAGAACCATAACCATGGGCTTCGACAAGGACGGCAAAGTCCTCAAGTAA